Proteins from one Prevotella sp. E2-28 genomic window:
- a CDS encoding aminotransferase class V-fold PLP-dependent enzyme, with product MYDVKKIREDFPILQRDVYGKPLVYLDNAATTQKPLCVLDAMREEYLNVNANVHRGVHYLSQQATDLHEAAREKVRGFINAQKIEEIIFTRGTTEAINLVASSFCESQMQAGDEVIVTEMEHHSNIVSWQLQSMKRGIIVKHVPITDDGILCLDELESLITARTKIISVAHVSNVLGTINPVEKIIKIAHAHNIPVLVDGAQSAPHFKVDVQAMDCDFFAFSGHKMYGPTGIGVLYGKEEWLEKLPPYQGGGEMIDKVTWEKTTFERLPFKFEAGTPDYVATHGLAKAIEYIDSIGFEAIHQHEHELTCYCMEQLQTIEGMKIYGPVDNLSPIKDAVVSFNVGDIHHLDMGTLLDRLGIAVRTGHHCAQPLMDRLGINGTVRASFALYNTKEEVDTLVAGIRRVSQMF from the coding sequence ATGTACGACGTTAAGAAAATTCGTGAGGACTTCCCCATTCTTCAGCGGGATGTATATGGAAAACCGCTGGTTTATCTAGATAATGCGGCTACAACACAAAAGCCTTTGTGCGTACTTGATGCCATGCGCGAGGAATACCTGAATGTGAATGCCAACGTGCATCGTGGCGTTCATTACCTGAGCCAACAGGCAACGGATTTGCATGAGGCTGCACGTGAAAAGGTGCGTGGGTTTATCAATGCACAGAAGATAGAAGAGATTATTTTTACGCGTGGTACTACCGAGGCAATCAATTTGGTGGCCAGTTCGTTTTGTGAATCGCAGATGCAGGCTGGCGATGAGGTCATCGTCACGGAAATGGAACATCACTCGAACATCGTTTCGTGGCAACTTCAGTCGATGAAACGAGGAATTATCGTGAAGCATGTTCCTATCACGGATGACGGCATCCTCTGTCTTGATGAGTTGGAATCACTCATCACCGCTCGTACCAAGATCATCAGCGTAGCTCACGTAAGTAACGTTTTAGGCACTATTAATCCCGTTGAAAAGATTATCAAGATTGCCCACGCTCACAATATCCCTGTTTTGGTGGATGGTGCTCAAAGTGCCCCTCATTTCAAAGTGGATGTCCAGGCGATGGATTGCGACTTTTTTGCCTTCAGTGGTCATAAGATGTATGGTCCTACGGGCATAGGTGTGCTCTATGGTAAGGAAGAATGGCTTGAGAAACTACCTCCATATCAGGGTGGTGGTGAGATGATTGATAAGGTGACATGGGAGAAAACCACTTTTGAGCGTCTGCCATTTAAGTTCGAGGCTGGCACACCCGATTATGTGGCTACTCACGGACTCGCCAAAGCTATCGAGTATATTGATTCAATTGGTTTCGAAGCGATTCATCAGCATGAGCATGAACTGACTTGCTACTGCATGGAACAGCTTCAGACGATTGAAGGAATGAAGATTTATGGTCCAGTAGATAACCTGTCACCAATAAAAGATGCAGTCGTATCTTTCAACGTGGGTGATATTCATCACTTGGATATGGGTACCTTACTCGATCGCTTGGGAATAGCAGTCCGTACAGGTCATCATTGTGCTCAGCCTCTGATGGATCGATTAGGAATCAACGGCACCGTTCGTGCATCCTTCGCCCTTTATAATACAAAGGAAGAAGTGGATACACTCGTAGCTGGCATCCGCAGGGTTTCACAGATGTTTTAA
- the sufD gene encoding Fe-S cluster assembly protein SufD, which produces MGSEQQYIDLYKEAREMIFSHAPEPMNVVRDEAFEHFVSSGFPTRKVERYKYTDIQKLFEPNFGVNINRLQIPVDPYETFRCDVPNLSTSLYFVVNDMFYHDEKPKGHLPEGVIVGSMRDYPELVSKYYAKQAKTSEDGITALNTMLAQDGMLIYVPKNVKVDRAIQVINILKATPQNAQRQVPDLMVNRRVLIILETNAEIKILFCDHAADDSNFLATQVIEAYVGENASLDLYCMEETHHKNVRVSNVYIDQQANSRVNHNVITLHNGVTRNKLDLTFNGEGAECQCYGCVIADKQQHVDNNTLIAHRVPHCTSTELYKYVLDDKATGAFAGRVLVEHGAQQTASQMTNQNLTATKEARMYTQPMLEIYADDVKCAHGSTVGQLNDAALFYMRQRGIPLKEAKLLLQNAFINEVIDHMQLEPLRDRLHYLVEKRFRGELNKCTGCKLCK; this is translated from the coding sequence GGCCTTTGAGCATTTTGTGTCGAGTGGTTTCCCCACTCGAAAGGTGGAGCGCTATAAATATACGGATATCCAGAAGCTCTTTGAGCCCAACTTCGGCGTAAATATCAATCGTCTGCAGATACCTGTTGACCCCTACGAGACGTTCCGTTGCGATGTGCCTAACCTAAGCACTAGCCTTTACTTCGTGGTAAACGATATGTTTTATCACGATGAGAAGCCCAAGGGGCATCTGCCTGAGGGCGTGATAGTAGGTTCTATGCGCGACTATCCTGAGTTGGTGAGTAAGTATTATGCCAAGCAGGCCAAGACCAGCGAGGACGGAATAACAGCTCTTAATACCATGCTGGCACAGGATGGTATGTTGATTTATGTGCCTAAGAATGTAAAGGTTGATCGTGCTATACAGGTCATTAACATTCTGAAGGCTACACCTCAGAATGCTCAGCGCCAGGTGCCCGATTTGATGGTCAACCGTCGTGTGCTCATCATTCTAGAGACGAATGCCGAGATAAAAATACTGTTCTGTGACCATGCTGCTGATGATAGTAACTTCTTAGCTACTCAGGTTATTGAGGCTTATGTGGGCGAAAATGCCTCTTTGGATTTATATTGCATGGAGGAGACTCATCATAAGAATGTGCGTGTGAGCAATGTGTATATCGATCAGCAGGCTAATAGTCGTGTGAATCATAATGTTATCACGCTCCATAATGGTGTTACTCGCAATAAGCTCGATCTTACCTTCAATGGCGAGGGTGCCGAGTGCCAGTGCTATGGCTGTGTGATTGCCGACAAGCAGCAACATGTAGATAATAACACACTCATCGCTCATAGGGTGCCTCATTGCACCTCTACGGAGCTTTATAAGTATGTGCTTGATGATAAGGCCACGGGTGCCTTTGCTGGTCGTGTGCTTGTAGAACATGGTGCACAGCAGACTGCTTCGCAGATGACAAATCAGAACCTTACAGCCACGAAGGAAGCACGCATGTACACCCAGCCGATGCTGGAGATTTATGCTGATGACGTGAAGTGTGCGCATGGTTCTACTGTAGGTCAACTCAATGATGCAGCCCTCTTCTACATGCGTCAGCGTGGTATTCCCCTTAAAGAGGCTAAGTTGCTCCTTCAGAATGCCTTCATCAACGAGGTGATAGACCACATGCAGTTAGAGCCCTTACGCGATCGTCTGCATTATCTAGTAGAGAAGCGCTTCCGTGGAGAATTGAATAAGTGCACAGGATGCAAGCTGTGTAAGTGA
- a CDS encoding RNA polymerase sigma factor, with the protein MNNLKIIEYYYHHHHAELLAFVSSRLGGKEEAEDIVQDVFVRLLQYSTPIMDTTLQALAYTIARNLMNDYYRRKQWAVKHGMQPIDNKLQAATADDEATRTLSVQEVTEFLERGLLRVPEKCRNLYRMHVYDGMKVSDISQETGENYKSVEYRLGIARKEIRKYLKHIS; encoded by the coding sequence ATGAATAACCTCAAGATTATAGAATACTACTATCATCACCATCATGCCGAGCTGCTCGCTTTCGTGAGCAGCAGGCTTGGTGGAAAAGAGGAGGCAGAAGATATCGTTCAGGATGTCTTCGTGCGACTTCTGCAATACAGCACCCCCATCATGGATACCACGCTACAGGCTCTGGCCTATACGATAGCACGTAATCTGATGAACGACTACTATCGCAGAAAGCAGTGGGCCGTGAAGCACGGTATGCAACCCATTGACAACAAGCTACAAGCTGCTACTGCCGATGATGAAGCAACACGTACACTCTCCGTACAGGAGGTGACGGAATTCCTGGAACGCGGTCTTTTGCGTGTTCCAGAGAAATGCCGTAATTTATACCGTATGCATGTCTATGACGGCATGAAGGTGAGCGACATTTCCCAAGAGACAGGCGAGAATTACAAATCTGTTGAATATCGCCTAGGCATTGCTAGAAAAGAAATCAGAAAATATTTAAAACATATATCGTGA
- a CDS encoding glycoside hydrolase family 43 protein, protein MAKLPRYLFPSDYMADPAAHVFNGRLYIYPSHDWEAGAAFDDDGGHFQMKDYHVLSFDDVENDEATDHGVILDVKDVKWAEKQMWDSDVVEKDGKYYLIFSAKDYNGVFHLGVAIADRPEGPFIAQEHPIRGAYSIDPCVFKDDDGQVYCYYGGLWGGQLQWNVAPQKVLKEGVDLGPAPDRKTQLFTASDMPALPSLMARMSGDLLQFAEAPRQVLVIDKDGQPLKAGDPHRFFEASWMHKYNGKYYFSYSTGDSHFLCYATGDNPYGPFTYQGVILEPVVGWTTHHCIVEHKGQWYLFYHDCVPSNDITHLRSLKVQRLYYNEDGTIKTVVNE, encoded by the coding sequence ATGGCTAAATTACCTCGTTACCTATTCCCAAGTGACTATATGGCCGACCCTGCGGCCCACGTGTTTAACGGACGTCTGTATATCTACCCCTCTCACGACTGGGAGGCTGGTGCTGCCTTCGATGATGATGGCGGTCACTTCCAGATGAAAGACTATCATGTACTGTCGTTCGATGATGTTGAGAATGATGAAGCCACGGACCATGGTGTCATTCTCGATGTGAAAGATGTAAAGTGGGCAGAGAAACAAATGTGGGACAGTGATGTCGTAGAGAAAGACGGCAAGTACTATCTTATCTTCTCTGCTAAGGACTATAATGGTGTGTTCCACCTTGGTGTAGCTATTGCCGACCGTCCTGAAGGTCCGTTCATCGCTCAGGAACATCCCATCCGTGGTGCCTACAGCATTGACCCTTGTGTGTTCAAGGATGATGACGGACAGGTTTACTGCTATTATGGTGGTCTGTGGGGCGGACAGCTGCAGTGGAACGTAGCTCCCCAGAAAGTTCTGAAGGAAGGTGTTGACCTTGGTCCTGCTCCTGACCGTAAGACCCAGTTGTTCACCGCTTCTGATATGCCTGCACTGCCTAGCCTGATGGCACGTATGAGCGGCGATCTCCTGCAGTTTGCCGAGGCTCCTCGTCAGGTTCTCGTTATAGATAAGGACGGACAGCCCCTAAAGGCTGGTGATCCACACCGTTTCTTCGAGGCCAGTTGGATGCATAAGTACAACGGCAAATACTACTTCTCTTACTCTACTGGCGACAGTCACTTCCTGTGCTACGCCACTGGTGACAATCCTTACGGACCTTTCACCTATCAAGGTGTTATCCTGGAGCCCGTAGTAGGTTGGACCACTCACCATTGTATCGTAGAACACAAGGGACAGTGGTATTTGTTCTATCACGACTGTGTACCTTCAAACGACATCACACACCTGCGTTCACTGAAGGTGCAGCGCCTCTACTACAACGAGGACGGCACCATCAAGACTGTTGTAAATGAATAA
- a CDS encoding ribonuclease HII, whose product MLASHYYEGKIEAGCDEAGRGCLAGSVYAAAVILPDGYQNDLLNDSKQLTEKKRYQLREIIERDAVAWAVGIVTPEEIDKINILNASILAMHRALDQLKVRPEAVIVDGNRFKKYKDLPHTTIVKGDGKYLAIAAASILAKTYRDDYMNQLAEEYPQYDWLSNKGYPTKKHREAIRQYGTTPYHRMSYNLLGDGQLSLEFKD is encoded by the coding sequence ATGTTGGCAAGTCATTATTACGAAGGCAAAATTGAGGCAGGATGCGATGAAGCTGGTCGTGGGTGCTTAGCTGGCAGCGTATATGCTGCAGCGGTAATCCTCCCTGATGGGTATCAGAACGACCTGTTGAACGACTCAAAACAGCTTACGGAGAAAAAGCGTTATCAGCTTCGTGAGATTATTGAACGTGATGCTGTGGCTTGGGCTGTGGGTATCGTTACACCAGAGGAAATCGATAAAATCAATATACTGAATGCTTCTATTCTTGCGATGCATCGAGCTTTGGATCAATTAAAAGTGCGTCCAGAGGCTGTTATCGTAGATGGTAATCGCTTCAAAAAATACAAAGATCTACCGCATACAACGATTGTAAAAGGCGATGGGAAATACCTTGCGATAGCAGCAGCTTCTATTCTTGCAAAAACCTATCGTGATGATTATATGAACCAGTTGGCTGAAGAATATCCACAGTACGACTGGCTATCGAATAAAGGCTATCCTACAAAGAAACATAGAGAAGCCATCCGCCAGTATGGTACAACACCGTATCATCGTATGTCGTATAATTTACTGGGGGATGGCCAGCTATCACTAGAATTTAAGGATTGA
- a CDS encoding endo-1,4-beta-xylanase: protein MIKNFKILTLCLAMMPLASMAQQGLKDAIGKYCLIGAAINQWQSDGQVPEGDAIVDKHFNCAVAENCMKPESLAPAEGIFDFRVADKFVSYCEQHKLKVIGHCLVWHSQAPDWWFTNGYAASPASKEVVKARLIKHIKTVVGHFKGQVHGWDVVNEAIEDDGSFRKSAYYNLLGEEFIEIAFRTAHEADPDAELYYNDYSMAGAKKREAVCQLVKKLKSKGLRIDGVGMQSHNGLDYPNLTEYEKSIDAFAACGVKVMITELDMNVLPNPEGFSGADIAQNFELKQKYNPYTEGLPAAKQKEVDKRWLDLFSIYYKHRSQISRINLWGVNDGGSWLNGWPVKGRTNYPLLFDRQYKEKPVINEIIKLYK, encoded by the coding sequence ATGATTAAGAACTTTAAGATATTGACACTCTGCCTAGCCATGATGCCCCTTGCATCAATGGCTCAGCAGGGTTTGAAAGACGCTATCGGGAAATACTGCCTGATTGGTGCTGCCATCAACCAGTGGCAGAGTGACGGACAAGTGCCCGAAGGCGATGCTATCGTGGATAAGCACTTCAACTGTGCCGTAGCTGAAAACTGTATGAAACCTGAGTCACTGGCTCCTGCCGAGGGTATCTTTGACTTCCGTGTGGCTGACAAATTCGTGAGCTATTGCGAACAGCATAAGCTTAAGGTCATCGGACATTGTCTGGTGTGGCATTCTCAGGCACCCGACTGGTGGTTTACGAATGGCTATGCAGCTTCTCCTGCTTCTAAGGAAGTGGTAAAAGCCCGTCTTATCAAGCACATCAAGACCGTAGTAGGACACTTTAAAGGTCAGGTACACGGTTGGGACGTAGTGAACGAAGCTATCGAAGACGATGGTTCATTCCGTAAGTCAGCATATTACAATCTGCTTGGCGAGGAGTTCATCGAGATAGCCTTCCGTACCGCTCATGAGGCTGATCCTGACGCAGAGCTCTATTACAACGACTACTCAATGGCTGGTGCAAAGAAGCGTGAAGCCGTTTGTCAGTTAGTTAAGAAGCTAAAGTCAAAGGGGCTGCGCATCGACGGCGTGGGTATGCAGAGCCACAACGGTCTGGACTATCCTAACCTCACGGAATACGAGAAAAGCATCGATGCCTTTGCTGCTTGTGGCGTGAAGGTAATGATCACGGAGCTCGACATGAACGTACTGCCTAACCCAGAAGGTTTCAGCGGTGCTGATATCGCCCAGAACTTCGAGTTGAAGCAGAAGTATAACCCCTACACAGAGGGACTGCCTGCTGCCAAACAGAAAGAGGTTGACAAGCGCTGGCTTGACCTCTTTAGTATTTATTACAAACACCGTTCACAGATATCCCGCATCAACCTGTGGGGCGTCAACGATGGTGGCTCTTGGCTCAATGGTTGGCCTGTGAAGGGACGTACCAACTATCCCCTTCTCTTTGATCGCCAGTATAAGGAGAAGCCTGTTATCAATGAAATCATCAAACTTTATAAATAA
- a CDS encoding alpha-glucuronidase, protein MSYAEDGSRLWLRGEMPKDITLKIDPNMPNDDGYRISGRTITARTEMGLLYGRYAYLRGEQGESHPFYKLRILNHWDNLDGSIERGYAGKSIFWSAEDNSSHFTLNTSLITQYAEANASIGINGTVLNNVNASPKMLTRAYINKVKEVADILRPWGIRVYLSVNFGTPKALGETKTADPLDPQVKKWWKNKAKEIYKDIPDFGGFLVKANSEGQPGPFDYGRTHADGANMLADALKPYGGIVMWRSFVYGAKHQGEDRVKQAVSEFAELDGQFRDNVILQSKNGPLDFQPREPYAPIFDQMKKTPQMAELQITQEYLGQSWHLVYLAPMWKEFFSFVKPQKLVGIAGVANIGLDKNWCGHHFSQANWYAFGRLAWNPTLSSRQIAEEWLKQTFGNENGIVKKEFASAITSVMLRSREACVDYMMPLGLHHIFKFDHHMGPQPDGYIARYPIEWCPVYYHRANGDSIGVDRTHTGTNATSQYPEPYCSLYDDINTCPERYLLWFHRVPWTRRMNSGRTLWEEMQWRYNQGVKEVEDYISIWQEARPEIDEQRWKEVDNRLQRQLKDAKEWRDVCLGYFGKLQENKR, encoded by the coding sequence ATGAGCTATGCCGAGGATGGTAGCCGACTATGGCTGCGTGGCGAGATGCCTAAAGACATCACGCTGAAGATTGACCCAAACATGCCCAATGACGATGGGTACCGCATCAGCGGACGTACCATTACTGCCCGTACAGAAATGGGACTACTCTATGGACGTTACGCCTATCTGCGTGGTGAACAGGGTGAGTCACACCCATTCTACAAACTCCGCATCTTAAACCATTGGGATAACCTTGATGGCAGTATCGAGCGTGGCTATGCTGGTAAGAGCATCTTCTGGAGTGCGGAAGATAATTCTTCACATTTCACTCTAAACACTTCACTTATAACACAGTATGCCGAGGCCAACGCATCTATCGGTATTAACGGCACCGTACTGAACAATGTAAACGCATCACCAAAGATGCTTACACGTGCGTATATTAATAAGGTGAAGGAGGTTGCCGATATTTTGCGCCCTTGGGGTATCCGCGTCTATCTATCTGTGAACTTCGGAACACCGAAAGCATTAGGCGAGACAAAGACTGCCGACCCCTTGGATCCACAAGTCAAGAAATGGTGGAAGAACAAAGCAAAGGAAATCTATAAGGATATCCCTGATTTTGGTGGCTTCTTAGTAAAAGCAAATAGTGAGGGACAGCCAGGTCCTTTTGACTATGGTCGTACCCATGCCGATGGTGCCAATATGCTGGCAGATGCATTGAAACCCTATGGCGGTATTGTGATGTGGCGCTCATTCGTCTATGGCGCCAAGCATCAGGGCGAAGATCGTGTGAAACAGGCTGTGTCAGAATTTGCAGAACTGGATGGCCAGTTTCGTGATAATGTCATCCTGCAGTCAAAGAACGGCCCATTGGACTTCCAGCCTCGTGAGCCCTATGCCCCCATCTTCGACCAAATGAAGAAAACCCCACAGATGGCTGAACTACAAATCACACAAGAGTACCTGGGCCAAAGTTGGCACCTGGTATATCTGGCACCTATGTGGAAGGAGTTTTTCTCATTTGTCAAACCTCAAAAACTTGTGGGTATCGCTGGTGTAGCCAACATCGGACTGGATAAGAACTGGTGCGGACACCATTTCTCACAGGCCAACTGGTATGCCTTCGGACGCCTTGCTTGGAACCCCACCCTTTCATCAAGACAGATAGCAGAGGAATGGCTGAAGCAGACCTTTGGAAATGAAAATGGAATAGTGAAAAAAGAATTTGCTTCCGCTATCACGTCCGTCATGCTGCGTAGTCGCGAAGCCTGCGTTGACTATATGATGCCCCTTGGCTTGCACCATATCTTCAAGTTCGACCACCACATGGGGCCACAACCCGATGGTTACATTGCCCGCTATCCTATTGAGTGGTGTCCAGTGTATTACCATCGTGCCAATGGTGATAGCATCGGCGTTGACCGCACACACACAGGCACTAATGCCACCAGTCAGTATCCTGAGCCCTACTGCTCGCTCTACGACGATATCAACACATGTCCTGAGCGTTATCTGCTTTGGTTCCATCGTGTGCCTTGGACACGTCGTATGAATAGCGGACGCACCCTTTGGGAGGAGATGCAATGGCGCTATAATCAGGGTGTAAAGGAAGTTGAGGATTATATCAGCATCTGGCAAGAAGCCCGTCCTGAGATTGACGAGCAACGCTGGAAGGAAGTGGACAACCGCTTACAGCGACAACTCAAGGATGCCAAGGAATGGCGTGACGTTTGCCTTGGTTACTTCGGGAAGCTACAGGAAAATAAAAGGTAA